In a genomic window of Nodosilinea sp. E11:
- a CDS encoding class I SAM-dependent methyltransferase has translation MDDSINTQAVSDAVASLYNTYPFPPEPLLDEAPPGYNWRWYWPTVHSFCTGAAPAPGPVRVLDAGCGTGVSTEYISHLNPEAEVLGIDLSERAIATATERCRRSGATNVQFRQLSIYDVDQIEGEFDWINCVGVIHHMPDPLKGLQALATKLAPGGFIHLFVYAAIGRWEISLMQRAIALVQGSQRGDYRDGVQVGRQIFASLPEGNRLKQRERDRWAMENHRDECFADMYVHPQEIDYTLDSLFDLIDASGLEFVGFSNPQVWQLDRLLEADPDLLTRAQQLSEKDRYRLVELLDPEITHFEWFLARPPYPRFTWEDDATLLAALPMRNPCMEGWPSQSIFDHNYQIISLEPKEFEFLQACDAQAPISEGDRPASSNANQPTATVADLISLGGFTLQDVRQMHQRQLILLRSPQQNP, from the coding sequence ATGGACGACTCGATCAACACCCAGGCGGTCAGCGATGCAGTGGCCAGCCTTTACAACACCTATCCGTTTCCGCCCGAACCCCTCTTAGATGAAGCGCCGCCGGGCTATAACTGGCGCTGGTACTGGCCGACGGTGCACAGTTTTTGTACCGGGGCCGCCCCTGCGCCAGGACCTGTGCGCGTGCTAGATGCGGGCTGCGGCACTGGGGTGAGCACTGAATATATCAGTCACCTGAACCCAGAGGCTGAGGTGCTGGGGATCGATCTGAGTGAACGGGCGATCGCCACCGCTACCGAGCGCTGCCGCCGCTCTGGGGCGACCAACGTGCAGTTTCGCCAGCTCAGTATCTATGATGTCGACCAAATTGAGGGTGAGTTCGACTGGATCAATTGCGTCGGCGTGATTCACCATATGCCCGACCCGTTAAAAGGGCTCCAGGCCTTGGCGACTAAGCTGGCTCCGGGTGGCTTTATCCATCTATTTGTCTACGCCGCTATTGGTCGGTGGGAAATCTCTCTGATGCAGCGGGCGATCGCCCTTGTCCAGGGCAGCCAGCGGGGTGACTACCGCGACGGGGTACAGGTGGGCCGACAGATTTTTGCCAGTCTGCCCGAGGGCAACCGACTGAAGCAGCGAGAGCGCGATCGCTGGGCCATGGAAAACCACCGCGACGAATGCTTCGCTGACATGTACGTCCACCCCCAGGAAATCGACTACACCCTCGATAGTTTATTTGACCTGATTGATGCATCGGGTCTGGAGTTCGTTGGCTTCTCCAACCCCCAGGTGTGGCAGCTCGATCGCTTGCTAGAGGCCGACCCTGATCTGCTAACGCGCGCCCAGCAGCTCTCAGAAAAAGATCGCTACCGCCTAGTCGAGCTGCTCGATCCAGAAATCACCCACTTCGAATGGTTTCTGGCCCGCCCCCCCTATCCCCGATTTACCTGGGAGGACGATGCCACCCTGCTGGCGGCCCTGCCCATGCGCAACCCCTGCATGGAGGGCTGGCCCAGCCAGAGCATTTTTGACCACAACTATCAGATTATTTCCCTAGAGCCCAAAGAATTTGAGTTTTTGCAGGCCTGTGATGCTCAAGCACCGATTTCTGAGGGCGACCGTCCTGCCAGCTCTAACGCCAATCAGCCCACCGCCACCGTCGCCGATCTAATTTCCCTTGGGGGATTCACCCTTCAAGACGTACGCCAAATGCACCAGCGTCAGCTGATCCTGTTGCGATCGCCACAGCAGAATCCATAA
- a CDS encoding FtsW/RodA/SpoVE family cell cycle protein has product MNIARLIPWIDPTVSQWSAEARWLRWLTFVWLGAGLLVLFSASYAVAVVEHGYGLHYVMVQLMWVVVGLVVFNRIVHTSLDRLIQGSGIVLLVLVGLVALTLIPSLGVTVNGATRWLPIGPFMIQPSELIKPCLVLQGARLFGSWHRLSWSTRLTWLGIFAAILGLILIQPNLSTAAICGLTLWLIALASGLPYLYLLLTSGGGLLAAVVSISLKSYQRERIVSFLNPWADPGNKGYQLVQSLLAIGSGGLWGQGFGLSEQKLYSLPIQYTDFIFAVFAEEFGFAGCLVLLLFLGLYASLAMLVALRLKQPLYRLVAVGAMVVLVGQALLNMGVATGVLPTTGLPFPLLSYGGSSMVASLATAALLVRAARDINLDAPVPLQRHQSAAGNQARSPLRVLDGGNALS; this is encoded by the coding sequence GTGAACATTGCGCGATTGATTCCATGGATTGACCCCACGGTAAGTCAGTGGTCAGCGGAAGCCCGCTGGCTCCGGTGGCTCACCTTTGTATGGCTAGGAGCTGGGCTGCTAGTGCTGTTTTCTGCCTCCTATGCGGTAGCCGTCGTTGAGCATGGCTATGGACTGCACTACGTGATGGTTCAACTGATGTGGGTGGTGGTTGGGTTAGTGGTGTTCAACCGGATTGTACATACCTCCCTAGATCGGTTGATCCAGGGTTCAGGCATTGTGCTGCTGGTGTTGGTAGGGCTGGTAGCCCTGACTCTCATCCCGTCCCTGGGGGTGACCGTGAATGGGGCGACTCGTTGGTTGCCCATAGGCCCGTTTATGATTCAGCCCTCAGAGCTGATCAAACCCTGCCTAGTGTTACAGGGGGCGCGGCTGTTTGGCAGCTGGCATCGGCTCTCCTGGTCAACTCGTCTCACTTGGCTAGGCATTTTTGCGGCAATTTTGGGCTTGATTTTGATTCAGCCCAATCTCAGTACGGCGGCAATCTGTGGCCTGACCCTGTGGTTGATTGCATTGGCGTCGGGGTTGCCCTATCTATATCTGCTGCTGACCTCAGGGGGCGGACTCTTAGCGGCGGTAGTCAGCATTAGTCTCAAGTCTTACCAGCGCGAGCGAATCGTTTCTTTTCTAAATCCCTGGGCTGATCCGGGGAATAAGGGCTATCAGCTCGTGCAGAGTTTGTTGGCCATTGGGTCTGGTGGGTTGTGGGGCCAGGGGTTTGGGCTGTCTGAGCAAAAGCTGTATTCGTTGCCCATTCAATACACCGACTTTATCTTTGCCGTATTTGCTGAAGAGTTTGGCTTTGCGGGCTGTCTGGTGCTGCTGCTATTTTTGGGCCTATATGCCTCGCTGGCCATGTTGGTGGCCCTGCGGTTAAAGCAGCCTCTATACCGGCTAGTAGCCGTGGGGGCAATGGTCGTTTTGGTGGGTCAAGCGCTGCTGAATATGGGAGTGGCAACTGGAGTGCTGCCGACCACGGGGCTGCCTTTTCCGCTGCTGAGCTACGGAGGTAGCTCAATGGTGGCTAGCTTGGCGACAGCGGCGCTGCTGGTGCGGGCCGCCAGAGATATTAATCTTGATGCGCCAGTGCCTTTGCAGCGGCACCAATCAGCGGCTGGCAATCAAGCGCGATCGCCCCTGCGGGTTTTAGACGGTGGCAACGCTTTGTCTTAA
- a CDS encoding cytochrome c biogenesis protein CcdA: MFQSLQLYLYEIAQWANQLVNAQLTQVSWISLSVVGLAGLLTSLSPCLLSMLPIMVGYMGGYEAGNRRGALVRSLSFALGLATTLALLGLIAGFFGLVYGQVAWGLPIVVSVVAIAMGLNLLGVMPLALPAGAGPTFERWNLPPWLRAYALGLTFGIVASPCSTPVLATLLAWISATKDPVLGSALLLAYAVGYVTPLVLAGTFTASLKRLLDLRQWSSWVTPASGALLLGFGVFSLLSRLLPATLV; the protein is encoded by the coding sequence ATGTTCCAAAGCCTTCAGCTTTATCTCTACGAAATTGCCCAATGGGCCAATCAGCTCGTCAATGCCCAGTTGACTCAGGTGTCGTGGATTAGCCTCTCGGTGGTAGGGCTAGCGGGTTTGCTGACGAGTCTGTCACCCTGTCTGCTGTCGATGCTGCCGATTATGGTGGGCTATATGGGCGGCTATGAAGCGGGGAACCGAAGGGGGGCGCTGGTGCGATCGCTCTCCTTTGCCCTTGGTCTAGCCACTACCCTGGCGCTGCTGGGTCTGATCGCTGGTTTTTTTGGTCTAGTGTATGGTCAGGTCGCCTGGGGCTTACCCATTGTGGTAAGTGTGGTGGCGATCGCCATGGGGTTAAACCTGTTAGGGGTTATGCCGTTGGCGCTACCCGCTGGGGCAGGCCCCACCTTCGAGCGGTGGAACCTGCCCCCCTGGCTAAGGGCCTACGCCCTCGGCCTCACCTTTGGCATTGTGGCATCGCCCTGTAGCACCCCAGTACTGGCGACCCTACTGGCCTGGATTTCAGCGACGAAAGACCCTGTATTGGGGAGCGCTCTGCTGTTGGCCTACGCCGTAGGCTACGTTACCCCTTTGGTGCTGGCGGGGACGTTTACCGCCAGTCTGAAGCGACTGCTGGATCTACGCCAGTGGTCGAGCTGGGTAACCCCGGCCAGCGGAGCGCTTCTGCTGGGGTTTGGCGTGTTTTCACTGCTGTCACGGCTGCTGCCAGCGACGTTGGTGTAA
- the apcB gene encoding allophycocyanin subunit beta, translating into MQDAITSVINSSDVQGKYLDGSALDKLKAYFQTGELRVRAASTISANAAEIVKEAVAKSLLYSDITRPGGNMYTTRRYAACIRDLDYYLRYATYAMLAGDPSILDERVLNGLKETYNSLGVPIGATVNSIQAMKEVTASLVGADAGKEMGVYFDYICSGLS; encoded by the coding sequence ATGCAAGACGCAATTACTTCTGTTATCAATTCCTCCGACGTGCAGGGCAAGTACCTGGACGGGTCTGCTCTAGACAAGCTCAAAGCCTACTTCCAAACCGGTGAGCTGCGCGTTCGTGCCGCTAGCACCATCAGCGCCAACGCCGCTGAAATCGTCAAGGAAGCCGTGGCTAAGTCCCTGCTGTACTCTGACATCACCCGTCCCGGTGGCAACATGTACACCACCCGTCGCTATGCGGCCTGCATCCGCGACCTCGACTACTACCTGCGCTACGCCACCTACGCCATGCTGGCTGGGGATCCCTCCATCCTGGATGAGCGCGTGCTCAACGGCCTCAAGGAAACCTACAACTCCCTGGGTGTACCCATCGGCGCTACCGTTAACTCCATCCAAGCCATGAAAGAAGTGACCGCCAGCCTGGTGGGCGCTGACGCTGGTAAGGAAATGGGCGTTTACTTTGACTACATCTGCTCTGGCTTGAGCTAG
- a CDS encoding phycobilisome linker polypeptide, translating into MRMFKITACVPSQTRIRTQRELQNTFFTKLVPYDNWFKEQQRIQKMGGKIVKVELATGRQGANTGLL; encoded by the coding sequence ATGCGCATGTTTAAGATCACCGCTTGTGTTCCTAGCCAAACTAGAATTCGCACCCAGCGGGAACTACAAAATACCTTCTTCACCAAGCTAGTCCCCTACGACAACTGGTTTAAAGAGCAGCAGCGCATTCAAAAAATGGGCGGCAAAATCGTCAAGGTTGAACTGGCCACCGGTCGCCAGGGTGCCAATACTGGTCTGCTCTAA
- a CDS encoding phycobilisome rod-core linker polypeptide, with translation MSVKASGGSAPARPQLYQTLPVATISQAEQQDRYMGRGELDELSGFFSSGLKRVQIAEVLTRYSELIVSQAANRIFTGGSPLAYLERVESESPVEKTRAGTVLDETEASRLGTSTFIESGGGGLFQNLFSSTPSGPVPPGFRPISVSRYGPSNMTKSLRDMSWFLRYVTYAIVAGDPNIISVNVRGLREIIENACSSAATIVAIQTMKAASLRYVTNDAEARDLVAQYFDVLLSEFKAPTPSDKVRQRSSNDLQGLQLPQIYFNAAERRPKYAMKPGLSAVEKNDVVKAAYRQIFERDITRAYSLSVSDLESKVKNSEISMKEFVRRLAKSPLYRKNFFDPYINSRALELAFRHILGRAPSSREEVRHYFSIVSNGGLAALIDALVDSKEYADYFGEETVPYLRGLGQEAQECRNWGPQFELFNYSAPFRKKPQFITLFAAYEQPLPDQHPYGSGNDPLEIQFGAIFPKETRNVSATPAFFNKDTRRILIHRGPGINNQLSNPAARPENPGSLGAKVFKLDQIPRTGNTQNSVRYSESSTQTIISAAYRQVFGREVYSGQRSKVAEIKLENGEITLKEFIRAIAKSESFRKTYWSSLYVMKAVEYIHRRLLGRPTYGRKETNAYFDICAKKGFYALVDSIIDSQEYAEAFGEDTVPYERYLTPKGLSLRSMRAGSLAEKGMVPVADTTVPRFVELGAVTEDRAIPEVQRRLNQGVNRQRQQTKVFKLTSLADKPNLKLVTAAAYRQIFERDIAPYIVKSEFTALESKLGNGEINLKEFIEGLGTSTLYIKEFYAPYPNTQVIEFGTKHFLGRAPLDQAEIRKYNQVLASEGIRGFIQSMLNTPEYADSFGEDTVPYRRYPTLPAANFPNTEKLYNRLTKQNRDLIVPSFVSAKATTNVADLPLMADAVATQAATTAALAATVGRSSVEAEVLSVAVPSTRFYRRSPGASPEQIDQVLTAVYRQVMVLPEGDILPEWRLAEAEALVKSDRITLREFIRQLVQSPAYQERFVAAYPTPKLVAIMARQLLGRNLEADLADYQAIATKSGSMAVAEAMLSSAEYLRYFGEQGVPYRRA, from the coding sequence ATGAGTGTTAAAGCAAGTGGTGGAAGTGCACCGGCGCGGCCCCAGCTCTACCAAACTCTGCCGGTGGCCACGATTTCCCAGGCCGAGCAGCAAGACCGCTACATGGGCCGGGGTGAGCTAGATGAGCTATCGGGCTTTTTTAGTTCTGGTCTTAAGCGGGTACAGATTGCCGAGGTCTTGACCCGTTACTCCGAATTGATTGTCTCCCAGGCGGCCAACCGCATCTTTACCGGGGGGTCTCCCTTGGCCTACCTGGAGCGAGTCGAGAGCGAATCGCCGGTTGAAAAAACCCGAGCTGGCACCGTCTTAGATGAAACCGAGGCTTCCCGGCTGGGCACCTCAACCTTCATTGAGAGTGGTGGCGGTGGCCTGTTCCAAAACCTATTTAGCTCTACGCCGTCTGGGCCGGTTCCTCCTGGGTTCCGCCCCATCAGCGTGTCGCGCTATGGTCCTAGCAACATGACCAAGTCGCTGCGCGACATGAGCTGGTTCCTGCGCTACGTGACCTACGCGATTGTGGCGGGCGACCCCAACATCATCTCGGTCAACGTGCGTGGTCTGCGCGAAATCATCGAAAATGCCTGCTCTTCAGCGGCGACCATCGTGGCCATTCAAACCATGAAGGCAGCGTCCCTGCGCTACGTGACTAACGATGCTGAAGCGCGGGATTTGGTGGCCCAGTACTTTGACGTTCTGCTGAGCGAATTCAAGGCTCCAACCCCCTCTGACAAGGTGCGGCAGCGGTCTTCTAACGACCTGCAGGGCCTACAGCTGCCCCAAATCTACTTCAACGCTGCCGAGCGTCGGCCCAAGTATGCGATGAAGCCGGGCCTGTCGGCGGTAGAGAAAAACGATGTGGTGAAAGCGGCCTACCGTCAGATCTTTGAGCGCGACATCACCCGGGCCTACTCCCTCTCGGTCTCCGACCTGGAATCGAAGGTGAAGAACAGCGAAATCTCCATGAAGGAGTTTGTGCGTCGCCTGGCCAAATCGCCCCTATACCGCAAGAATTTCTTTGACCCCTACATCAACAGCCGTGCCTTGGAACTGGCCTTCCGCCACATCCTAGGTCGTGCGCCCAGTTCTCGCGAAGAGGTGCGCCACTACTTCTCCATCGTCTCTAACGGTGGTCTGGCAGCTCTAATTGATGCCTTGGTGGACTCAAAGGAATACGCCGACTACTTTGGCGAAGAGACCGTACCCTACCTGCGCGGCCTGGGCCAAGAAGCCCAAGAGTGCCGCAACTGGGGTCCTCAGTTTGAGCTGTTTAACTACAGCGCGCCCTTCCGCAAAAAGCCGCAATTCATCACCCTGTTTGCGGCCTACGAGCAGCCTCTGCCCGACCAGCACCCCTACGGTTCTGGCAACGACCCGCTGGAAATTCAGTTTGGGGCGATTTTCCCCAAGGAAACCCGCAACGTCAGCGCTACGCCGGCCTTCTTTAACAAAGATACCCGCCGTATTCTGATTCACCGGGGTCCTGGTATTAACAACCAACTGAGCAACCCCGCCGCCCGACCTGAGAATCCAGGTTCGCTAGGGGCCAAGGTGTTCAAGCTGGATCAAATTCCCAGAACGGGCAATACCCAGAACAGCGTTCGTTACTCCGAAAGCTCGACTCAAACGATCATTAGCGCAGCTTACCGTCAGGTGTTTGGCCGCGAGGTGTACTCGGGTCAGCGCTCCAAAGTCGCTGAGATCAAGCTAGAAAACGGCGAGATTACCCTGAAGGAGTTCATTCGGGCGATCGCCAAGTCCGAGTCTTTCCGCAAAACCTACTGGTCATCGCTGTACGTGATGAAGGCGGTGGAATACATTCACCGTCGCCTGTTGGGTCGCCCCACCTACGGGCGCAAGGAAACCAACGCCTACTTTGACATCTGCGCGAAGAAAGGCTTCTACGCCCTAGTCGATTCGATTATCGACAGCCAGGAATACGCCGAAGCCTTTGGCGAAGATACGGTTCCCTACGAGCGCTACCTAACGCCGAAGGGGCTGTCTCTACGCAGCATGCGGGCGGGCAGTCTGGCCGAGAAAGGCATGGTGCCTGTGGCCGACACCACCGTACCTCGCTTTGTAGAACTGGGTGCCGTTACTGAAGATCGGGCAATTCCCGAAGTGCAGCGGCGCTTGAACCAGGGGGTTAATCGCCAGCGTCAGCAGACCAAGGTGTTTAAGCTCACCTCTCTAGCCGACAAGCCCAACCTCAAGCTGGTGACGGCCGCCGCCTACCGGCAAATCTTCGAGCGCGATATTGCTCCTTATATTGTCAAGAGCGAGTTCACGGCGCTAGAAAGCAAGCTGGGTAACGGCGAAATTAACCTGAAGGAGTTTATTGAAGGTCTGGGTACCTCGACTCTTTATATCAAAGAGTTCTACGCCCCCTACCCCAACACCCAGGTGATCGAGTTCGGTACCAAGCACTTCCTAGGACGTGCCCCCTTAGATCAGGCGGAAATTCGCAAGTACAACCAGGTGTTGGCCAGCGAAGGAATTCGCGGGTTTATTCAGTCGATGCTGAACACCCCTGAGTATGCCGACAGCTTTGGGGAAGATACGGTGCCCTATCGCCGCTATCCCACCCTGCCGGCGGCCAACTTCCCCAACACGGAGAAGCTTTACAACCGCTTGACCAAGCAGAATCGCGATTTAATCGTGCCTAGCTTTGTCAGCGCCAAAGCCACGACGAATGTAGCCGACTTGCCGCTGATGGCGGATGCCGTAGCTACCCAGGCTGCAACTACAGCAGCCCTCGCCGCTACCGTAGGACGGTCTTCAGTTGAGGCGGAGGTGTTGTCAGTGGCGGTGCCAAGCACCCGCTTTTACCGCCGGTCACCCGGTGCCAGCCCTGAACAGATCGATCAGGTGCTCACTGCGGTCTACCGCCAGGTAATGGTGCTGCCTGAAGGGGATATTTTGCCTGAATGGCGATTAGCGGAGGCAGAAGCTTTGGTGAAGAGCGATCGCATTACCCTGCGTGAGTTCATTCGCCAGCTGGTGCAGTCCCCGGCTTACCAGGAGCGGTTCGTCGCCGCTTATCCAACCCCTAAGCTGGTCGCCATCATGGCTCGTCAGCTGCTGGGGCGAAACCTGGAGGCAGACTTGGCTGACTACCAAGCGATCGCGACCAAGAGCGGTAGCATGGCCGTTGCCGAAGCTATGCTCAGCTCTGCCGAGTACCTACGCTACTTCGGTGAGCAGGGCGTTCCTTACCGTCGCGCCTAA
- a CDS encoding allophycocyanin produces the protein MSIVTKSIVNADAEARYLSPGELDRIKGFVTSGERRLRIAQVLTESRERIVKEAGNQLFQKRPDIVSPGGNAYGEEMTATCLRDMDYYLRLITYGVVAGDVTPIEEIGLVGVREMYNSLGTPIPAVAESVRSMKAVATSLLSSDDASEAASYFDYVVGAMQ, from the coding sequence ATGAGTATTGTCACGAAGTCAATCGTGAATGCCGATGCTGAGGCTCGTTACCTTAGCCCCGGTGAGCTAGATCGCATCAAGGGCTTTGTCACCTCTGGTGAGCGCCGTCTGCGCATTGCTCAGGTGTTGACCGAATCCCGTGAGCGCATCGTCAAGGAAGCTGGCAACCAGCTCTTCCAAAAGCGCCCTGACATCGTTTCTCCCGGTGGCAATGCCTACGGCGAAGAAATGACCGCTACCTGCCTGCGTGACATGGACTACTACCTGCGCCTAATCACCTACGGTGTGGTTGCTGGTGATGTGACCCCCATCGAAGAAATTGGTCTGGTGGGTGTGCGCGAAATGTACAACTCCCTGGGCACCCCCATCCCCGCTGTGGCTGAGTCTGTGCGCTCCATGAAGGCTGTGGCTACCTCGCTGCTGTCCAGCGATGACGCCTCCGAAGCCGCATCCTACTTCGACTATGTTGTCGGCGCTATGCAGTAG